One region of Primulina tabacum isolate GXHZ01 chromosome 1, ASM2559414v2, whole genome shotgun sequence genomic DNA includes:
- the LOC142552005 gene encoding glycine--tRNA ligase, chloroplastic/mitochondrial 2-like isoform X1 has translation MSILTLPLVTSIFKNSPNKYKPHVAFLFTTVRSSSPLHIFQPKRFSSSAATHSSSSSVSSSNDQCLQKSSSLSSVLTFQQAIQRLQEYWASVGCAVMQCSNTEVGAGTMNPLTFLRVLGPEPWNVAYVEPSIRPDDSRYGENPNRLQRHTQFQVILKPDPGNSQDLFIRSLSALGINVNDHDIRFVEDNWESPVLGAWGLGWEIWMDGMEITQFTYFQQAGSLPLMPVSVEITYGLERILMLLQGVDHFKKIQYADGITYGELFLENEKEMSAYYLEHASVDHIHNHFDLFEVEARRLLDSGLPIPAYDQLLKTSHAFNVLDSRGFVGVTERARYFGRMRSLARQCAQLWLKTRESLGYPLGVAAQPDHIGFRKEDLDEAAKRVSAGPQKFILEIGTEELPPNDVVNACNQLKDLVEQLLEKQRLNHGDVQTYGTPRRLVICVDNLSDKQVANQVEVRGPPASKAFDGLGNPTKAAEGFCRKNGVPLTSFYRKVEGKAEYIYVRAEEPSRLALEVLSEGLPGMLGKISFPKSMRWNSEVMFSRPIRWILALHGDVVVPFTFSGILSENVSHGLRNTPSATFTVANADSYTDVMLDAGIAISFEQREMEILEKSNTLAKSIGGSLVLQSGLLNDIVNLVEAPHPILGKFCESFLELPKDLLIMVMQKHQKYFAITDHDGKLLPYFIAVTNGAINEDVVRTGNEAVLRARYEDAKFFYGLDTSKSFSEFRSQLKGILFHEKLGTMLEKMTRVQHLVIQVGLSLGIAEDMLQVIRDAASLAMSDLSSAVVTEFTSLAGVMGRHYALRDGYSEQIAEAMFEITLPRFSGDILPKTDAGAVLAIADRLDSLVGLFAAGCQRSSTNDPFGLRRISYGLVQLLVETNRNLELRNSLELAAALQPIEVESQTIDDVQQFVLRRLEQLLIDQGIRPEVVRSVLAERGNRPSLAAMSAHRMEALSQGEMLPKVIEAYSRPTRIVRGKDVNDDLVVNEAAFVSMEERALWSTFSSLRSKIHRDMEVDDFVKESCLLVQPLEDFFNNVFVMVEDERIRMNRLALLRQISDLPKGIADLSVMPGF, from the exons ATGAGCATACTGACGCTGCCATTAGTGACTTCCATTTTCAAGAATTCGCCCAACAAATACAAACCCCACGTCGCTTTCTTGTTCACCACCGTCCGGAGTTCTTCTCCTCTTCATATATTCCAGCCAAAACGCTTCTCTTCTTCTGCGGCCACTCATTCTTCTTCATCTTCGGTCTCGTCATCCAATGATCAGTGCTTACAGAAATCGTCTTCTTTATCTTCCGTGCTCACGTTTCAGCAAGCCATTCAGCGCCTCCAG GAGTATTGGGCTTCTGTTGGATGTGCTGTGATGCAATGCAGCAACACTGAG GTTGGAGCTGGTACTATGAATCCTCTGACCTTTTTAAGGGTCCTTGGTCCAGAACCGTGGAATGTTGC GTATGTAGAACCTAGTATCCGACCAGATGATAGTCGTTATGGTGAAAATCCAAATAGACTTCAAAGGCACACTCAATTCCAG GTGATATTGAAGCCTGACCCTGGAAATTCTCAGGACTTGTTCATACGGAGCTTATCCGCCCTAG GTATTAATGTTAATGATCATGACATTCGATTTGTAGAAGATAACTGGGAGAGTCCG GTGTTAGGTGCCTGGGGATTGGGCTGGGAAATCTGGATGGATGGGATGGAAATTACTCAATTCACCTACTTCCAGCAG GCTGGAAGTCTGCCGTTGATGCCAGTGTCAGTTGAGATCACTTATGGTCTTGAACGAATCCTCATGTTGCTTCAG GGGGTTGACcatttcaagaaaattcaatatgCCGACGGGATAACATATGGAGAGTTGTTTTTGGAAAATGA GAAGGAAATGAGTGCATACTATTTGGAGCATGCCAGTGTGGATCACATCCATAACCATTTTGATCTTTTTGAGGTTGAAGCTCGCCGTTTGCTTGATTCAGGACTTCCTATTCCTGC GTATGACCAGCTTTTGAAGACATCTCATGCTTTCAATGTATTGGATTCTCGTGGATTTGTTGGGGTGACGGAACGTGCTCGTTACTTTGGCCGGATGCGTAG TTTAGCCCGCCAATGTGCACAACTTTGGTTAAAGACCAGGGAATCTCTTGGGTACCCTTTGGGGGTTGCAGCTCAACCTGATCACATAGGTTTTCGAAAAGAAGACCTCGACGAGGCAGCAAAAAGG GTCTCTGCTGGACCACAAAAGTTTATTCTTGAGATCGGGACAGAGGAGTTGCCGCCAAATGATGTGGTCAATGCCTGTAATCAA CTGAAAGATCTAGTTGAGCAGTTGCTGGAGAAACAGAGATTGAATCATGGAGATGTGCAAACATATGGTACACCACGCAGACTTGTG ATTTGCGTAGATAACCTAAGTGATAAGCAAGTGGCAAATCAAGTTGAGGTGCGGGGACCTCCAGCCTCAAAGGCATTCGACGGGCTAGGGAATCCTACCAAG GCTGCTGAAGGTTTTTGCCGCAAAAATGGTGTGCCTTTGACCTCCTTTTACAGAAAGGTTGAAG GAAAGGCAGAGTACATTTATGTTCGTGCGGAGGAGCCTTCACGCCTTGCTTTGGAG GTTTTATCTGAAGGGCTACCTGGGATGCTTGGCAAAATATCTTTTCCAAAGTCAATGAGATGGAACTCTGAG GTTATGTTCAGTAGACCCATCCGATGGATATTGGCGCTACATGGAGATGTAGTTGTTCCATTTACATTCAGTGGTATTTTGAG TGAAAATGTGTCTCATGGGCTTCGGAACACTCCATCTGCTACTTTTACG GTAGCAAATGCAGATTCTTATACCGACGTAATGCTGGACGCTGGAATAGCCATCAGTTTTGAG caacgaGAGATGGAAATTTTGGAGAAGTCTAATACCTTGGCAAAAAGTATTGGTGGTTCTCTTGTTCTGCAAAGTGGTTTACTTAATGAT ATTGTAAATCTTGTTGAAGCACCTCATCCAATACTTGGCAAGTTCTGCGAGTCCTTTCTAGAGCTTCCAAAAGATCTGCTGATAATG GTCATGCAGAAGCATCAGAAATATTTTGCGATAACAGATCATGATGGAAAGCTATTGCCATATTTCATTGCT GTCACAAATGGAGCAATAAATGAAGATGTTGTTCGGACAGGAAATGAAGCTGTACTCAG AGCTCGATACGAAGATGCGAAGTTCTTCTATGGGTTGGACACCAGCAAGAGCTTTTCAGAATTTCGAAGTCAACTGAAAGGAATCCTTTTTCAT GAAAAGTTGGGTACAATGCTGGAGAAGATGACACGTGTTCAACATCTGGTTATTCAAGTGGGTTTATCTCTAGGAATAGCTGAAGATATGCTCCAAGTTATCCGCGATGCTGCGTCATTAGCCATGTCAGACCTTTCTTCCGCAGTTGTTACAGAATTTACCTCCCTTGCTGGGGTAATGGGACGCCACTATGCATTGAGAGATGGCTATTCAGAGCAG ATTGCGGAGGCGATGTTTGAGATTACACTTCCACGATTTTCTGGTGACATACTTCCAAAAACAGATGCTGGGGCAGTATTGGCAATTGCTGACAG ATTGGACAGCCTTGTTGGGTTGTTTGCTGCTGGTTGCCAACGAAGTTCAACCAACGACCCCTTTGGTCTGCGAAGAATCTCTTATGGTCTT GTGCAATTGTTGGTAGAAACCAACCGGAATTTGGAGCTAAGAAATTCTTTAGAGCTTGCTGCTGCACTCCAGCCCATAGAAGTAGAGTCACAGACAATTGATGAT GTGCAACAATTTGTGTTGAGAAGACTTGAACAACTTTTG attgaccaaggaATACGTCCAGAAGTGGTTCGTTCTGTTCTCGCTGAGCGTGGAAATAGGCCTTCTCTGGCAGCTATGTCTGCACACAGA ATGGAAGCCTTATCACAAGGTGAAATGCTGCCCAAAGTTATTGAAGCATATTCTCGTCCAACAAGAATTGTTCGCGGAAAGGATGTCAATGATGATTTGGTG GTGAACGAGGCAGCTTTTGTATCAATGGAAGAGAGAGCTTTGTGGAGCACTTTTTCATCATTAAGGAGTAAAATACATCGAG ACATGGAAGTGGATGATTTTGTTAAAGAATCTTGCCTCCTAGTGCAACCTTTGGAAGATTTCTTCAATAATGTTTTTGTTATGGTG GAAGATGAAAGAATCAGAATGAACAGGCTTGCACTCCTACGGCAAATTTCAGACCTTCCGAAGGGAATAGCAGACCTCTCAGTTATGCCAGGTTTCTAG
- the LOC142552005 gene encoding glycine--tRNA ligase, chloroplastic/mitochondrial 2-like isoform X2 encodes MSILTLPLVTSIFKNSPNKYKPHVAFLFTTVRSSSPLHIFQPKRFSSSAATHSSSSSVSSSNDQCLQKSSSLSSVLTFQQAIQRLQEYWASVGCAVMQCSNTEVGAGTMNPLTFLRVLGPEPWNVAYVEPSIRPDDSRYGENPNRLQRHTQFQVILKPDPGNSQDLFIRSLSALGINVNDHDIRFVEDNWESPVLGAWGLGWEIWMDGMEITQFTYFQQAGSLPLMPVSVEITYGLERILMLLQGVDHFKKIQYADGITYGELFLENEKEMSAYYLEHASVDHIHNHFDLFEVEARRLLDSGLPIPAYDQLLKTSHAFNVLDSRGFVGVTERARYFGRMRSLARQCAQLWLKTRESLGYPLGVAAQPDHIGFRKEDLDEAAKRVSAGPQKFILEIGTEELPPNDVVNACNQLKDLVEQLLEKQRLNHGDVQTYGTPRRLVICVDNLSDKQVANQVEVRGPPASKAFDGLGNPTKAAEGFCRKNGVPLTSFYRKVEGKAEYIYVRAEEPSRLALEVLSEGLPGMLGKISFPKSMRWNSEVMFSRPIRWILALHGDVVVPFTFSGILSENVSHGLRNTPSATFTVANADSYTDVMLDAGIAISFEQREMEILEKSNTLAKSIGGSLVLQSGLLNDIVNLVEAPHPILGKFCESFLELPKDLLIMVMQKHQKYFAITDHDGKLLPYFIAVTNGAINEDVVRTGNEAVLRARYEDAKFFYGLDTSKSFSEFRSQLKGILFHEKLGTMLEKMTRVQHLVIQVGLSLGIAEDMLQVIRDAASLAMSDLSSAVVTEFTSLAGVMGRHYALRDGYSEQIAEAMFEITLPRFSGDILPKTDAGAVLAIADRLDSLVGLFAAGCQRSSTNDPFGLRRISYGLVQLLVETNRNLELRNSLELAAALQPIEVESQTIDDVQQFVLRRLEQLLIDQGIRPEVVRSVLAERGNRPSLAAMSAHRMEALSQGEMLPKVIEAYSRPTRIVRGKDVNDDLVNEAAFVSMEERALWSTFSSLRSKIHRDMEVDDFVKESCLLVQPLEDFFNNVFVMVEDERIRMNRLALLRQISDLPKGIADLSVMPGF; translated from the exons ATGAGCATACTGACGCTGCCATTAGTGACTTCCATTTTCAAGAATTCGCCCAACAAATACAAACCCCACGTCGCTTTCTTGTTCACCACCGTCCGGAGTTCTTCTCCTCTTCATATATTCCAGCCAAAACGCTTCTCTTCTTCTGCGGCCACTCATTCTTCTTCATCTTCGGTCTCGTCATCCAATGATCAGTGCTTACAGAAATCGTCTTCTTTATCTTCCGTGCTCACGTTTCAGCAAGCCATTCAGCGCCTCCAG GAGTATTGGGCTTCTGTTGGATGTGCTGTGATGCAATGCAGCAACACTGAG GTTGGAGCTGGTACTATGAATCCTCTGACCTTTTTAAGGGTCCTTGGTCCAGAACCGTGGAATGTTGC GTATGTAGAACCTAGTATCCGACCAGATGATAGTCGTTATGGTGAAAATCCAAATAGACTTCAAAGGCACACTCAATTCCAG GTGATATTGAAGCCTGACCCTGGAAATTCTCAGGACTTGTTCATACGGAGCTTATCCGCCCTAG GTATTAATGTTAATGATCATGACATTCGATTTGTAGAAGATAACTGGGAGAGTCCG GTGTTAGGTGCCTGGGGATTGGGCTGGGAAATCTGGATGGATGGGATGGAAATTACTCAATTCACCTACTTCCAGCAG GCTGGAAGTCTGCCGTTGATGCCAGTGTCAGTTGAGATCACTTATGGTCTTGAACGAATCCTCATGTTGCTTCAG GGGGTTGACcatttcaagaaaattcaatatgCCGACGGGATAACATATGGAGAGTTGTTTTTGGAAAATGA GAAGGAAATGAGTGCATACTATTTGGAGCATGCCAGTGTGGATCACATCCATAACCATTTTGATCTTTTTGAGGTTGAAGCTCGCCGTTTGCTTGATTCAGGACTTCCTATTCCTGC GTATGACCAGCTTTTGAAGACATCTCATGCTTTCAATGTATTGGATTCTCGTGGATTTGTTGGGGTGACGGAACGTGCTCGTTACTTTGGCCGGATGCGTAG TTTAGCCCGCCAATGTGCACAACTTTGGTTAAAGACCAGGGAATCTCTTGGGTACCCTTTGGGGGTTGCAGCTCAACCTGATCACATAGGTTTTCGAAAAGAAGACCTCGACGAGGCAGCAAAAAGG GTCTCTGCTGGACCACAAAAGTTTATTCTTGAGATCGGGACAGAGGAGTTGCCGCCAAATGATGTGGTCAATGCCTGTAATCAA CTGAAAGATCTAGTTGAGCAGTTGCTGGAGAAACAGAGATTGAATCATGGAGATGTGCAAACATATGGTACACCACGCAGACTTGTG ATTTGCGTAGATAACCTAAGTGATAAGCAAGTGGCAAATCAAGTTGAGGTGCGGGGACCTCCAGCCTCAAAGGCATTCGACGGGCTAGGGAATCCTACCAAG GCTGCTGAAGGTTTTTGCCGCAAAAATGGTGTGCCTTTGACCTCCTTTTACAGAAAGGTTGAAG GAAAGGCAGAGTACATTTATGTTCGTGCGGAGGAGCCTTCACGCCTTGCTTTGGAG GTTTTATCTGAAGGGCTACCTGGGATGCTTGGCAAAATATCTTTTCCAAAGTCAATGAGATGGAACTCTGAG GTTATGTTCAGTAGACCCATCCGATGGATATTGGCGCTACATGGAGATGTAGTTGTTCCATTTACATTCAGTGGTATTTTGAG TGAAAATGTGTCTCATGGGCTTCGGAACACTCCATCTGCTACTTTTACG GTAGCAAATGCAGATTCTTATACCGACGTAATGCTGGACGCTGGAATAGCCATCAGTTTTGAG caacgaGAGATGGAAATTTTGGAGAAGTCTAATACCTTGGCAAAAAGTATTGGTGGTTCTCTTGTTCTGCAAAGTGGTTTACTTAATGAT ATTGTAAATCTTGTTGAAGCACCTCATCCAATACTTGGCAAGTTCTGCGAGTCCTTTCTAGAGCTTCCAAAAGATCTGCTGATAATG GTCATGCAGAAGCATCAGAAATATTTTGCGATAACAGATCATGATGGAAAGCTATTGCCATATTTCATTGCT GTCACAAATGGAGCAATAAATGAAGATGTTGTTCGGACAGGAAATGAAGCTGTACTCAG AGCTCGATACGAAGATGCGAAGTTCTTCTATGGGTTGGACACCAGCAAGAGCTTTTCAGAATTTCGAAGTCAACTGAAAGGAATCCTTTTTCAT GAAAAGTTGGGTACAATGCTGGAGAAGATGACACGTGTTCAACATCTGGTTATTCAAGTGGGTTTATCTCTAGGAATAGCTGAAGATATGCTCCAAGTTATCCGCGATGCTGCGTCATTAGCCATGTCAGACCTTTCTTCCGCAGTTGTTACAGAATTTACCTCCCTTGCTGGGGTAATGGGACGCCACTATGCATTGAGAGATGGCTATTCAGAGCAG ATTGCGGAGGCGATGTTTGAGATTACACTTCCACGATTTTCTGGTGACATACTTCCAAAAACAGATGCTGGGGCAGTATTGGCAATTGCTGACAG ATTGGACAGCCTTGTTGGGTTGTTTGCTGCTGGTTGCCAACGAAGTTCAACCAACGACCCCTTTGGTCTGCGAAGAATCTCTTATGGTCTT GTGCAATTGTTGGTAGAAACCAACCGGAATTTGGAGCTAAGAAATTCTTTAGAGCTTGCTGCTGCACTCCAGCCCATAGAAGTAGAGTCACAGACAATTGATGAT GTGCAACAATTTGTGTTGAGAAGACTTGAACAACTTTTG attgaccaaggaATACGTCCAGAAGTGGTTCGTTCTGTTCTCGCTGAGCGTGGAAATAGGCCTTCTCTGGCAGCTATGTCTGCACACAGA ATGGAAGCCTTATCACAAGGTGAAATGCTGCCCAAAGTTATTGAAGCATATTCTCGTCCAACAAGAATTGTTCGCGGAAAGGATGTCAATGATGATTTG GTGAACGAGGCAGCTTTTGTATCAATGGAAGAGAGAGCTTTGTGGAGCACTTTTTCATCATTAAGGAGTAAAATACATCGAG ACATGGAAGTGGATGATTTTGTTAAAGAATCTTGCCTCCTAGTGCAACCTTTGGAAGATTTCTTCAATAATGTTTTTGTTATGGTG GAAGATGAAAGAATCAGAATGAACAGGCTTGCACTCCTACGGCAAATTTCAGACCTTCCGAAGGGAATAGCAGACCTCTCAGTTATGCCAGGTTTCTAG
- the LOC142552005 gene encoding glycine--tRNA ligase, chloroplastic/mitochondrial 2-like isoform X4 gives MLQPSIRPDDSRYGENPNRLQRHTQFQVILKPDPGNSQDLFIRSLSALGINVNDHDIRFVEDNWESPVLGAWGLGWEIWMDGMEITQFTYFQQAGSLPLMPVSVEITYGLERILMLLQGVDHFKKIQYADGITYGELFLENEKEMSAYYLEHASVDHIHNHFDLFEVEARRLLDSGLPIPAYDQLLKTSHAFNVLDSRGFVGVTERARYFGRMRSLARQCAQLWLKTRESLGYPLGVAAQPDHIGFRKEDLDEAAKRVSAGPQKFILEIGTEELPPNDVVNACNQLKDLVEQLLEKQRLNHGDVQTYGTPRRLVICVDNLSDKQVANQVEVRGPPASKAFDGLGNPTKAAEGFCRKNGVPLTSFYRKVEGKAEYIYVRAEEPSRLALEVLSEGLPGMLGKISFPKSMRWNSEVMFSRPIRWILALHGDVVVPFTFSGILSENVSHGLRNTPSATFTVANADSYTDVMLDAGIAISFEQREMEILEKSNTLAKSIGGSLVLQSGLLNDIVNLVEAPHPILGKFCESFLELPKDLLIMVMQKHQKYFAITDHDGKLLPYFIAVTNGAINEDVVRTGNEAVLRARYEDAKFFYGLDTSKSFSEFRSQLKGILFHEKLGTMLEKMTRVQHLVIQVGLSLGIAEDMLQVIRDAASLAMSDLSSAVVTEFTSLAGVMGRHYALRDGYSEQIAEAMFEITLPRFSGDILPKTDAGAVLAIADRLDSLVGLFAAGCQRSSTNDPFGLRRISYGLVQLLVETNRNLELRNSLELAAALQPIEVESQTIDDVQQFVLRRLEQLLIDQGIRPEVVRSVLAERGNRPSLAAMSAHRMEALSQGEMLPKVIEAYSRPTRIVRGKDVNDDLVVNEAAFVSMEERALWSTFSSLRSKIHRDMEVDDFVKESCLLVQPLEDFFNNVFVMVEDERIRMNRLALLRQISDLPKGIADLSVMPGF, from the exons ATGTTGC AACCTAGTATCCGACCAGATGATAGTCGTTATGGTGAAAATCCAAATAGACTTCAAAGGCACACTCAATTCCAG GTGATATTGAAGCCTGACCCTGGAAATTCTCAGGACTTGTTCATACGGAGCTTATCCGCCCTAG GTATTAATGTTAATGATCATGACATTCGATTTGTAGAAGATAACTGGGAGAGTCCG GTGTTAGGTGCCTGGGGATTGGGCTGGGAAATCTGGATGGATGGGATGGAAATTACTCAATTCACCTACTTCCAGCAG GCTGGAAGTCTGCCGTTGATGCCAGTGTCAGTTGAGATCACTTATGGTCTTGAACGAATCCTCATGTTGCTTCAG GGGGTTGACcatttcaagaaaattcaatatgCCGACGGGATAACATATGGAGAGTTGTTTTTGGAAAATGA GAAGGAAATGAGTGCATACTATTTGGAGCATGCCAGTGTGGATCACATCCATAACCATTTTGATCTTTTTGAGGTTGAAGCTCGCCGTTTGCTTGATTCAGGACTTCCTATTCCTGC GTATGACCAGCTTTTGAAGACATCTCATGCTTTCAATGTATTGGATTCTCGTGGATTTGTTGGGGTGACGGAACGTGCTCGTTACTTTGGCCGGATGCGTAG TTTAGCCCGCCAATGTGCACAACTTTGGTTAAAGACCAGGGAATCTCTTGGGTACCCTTTGGGGGTTGCAGCTCAACCTGATCACATAGGTTTTCGAAAAGAAGACCTCGACGAGGCAGCAAAAAGG GTCTCTGCTGGACCACAAAAGTTTATTCTTGAGATCGGGACAGAGGAGTTGCCGCCAAATGATGTGGTCAATGCCTGTAATCAA CTGAAAGATCTAGTTGAGCAGTTGCTGGAGAAACAGAGATTGAATCATGGAGATGTGCAAACATATGGTACACCACGCAGACTTGTG ATTTGCGTAGATAACCTAAGTGATAAGCAAGTGGCAAATCAAGTTGAGGTGCGGGGACCTCCAGCCTCAAAGGCATTCGACGGGCTAGGGAATCCTACCAAG GCTGCTGAAGGTTTTTGCCGCAAAAATGGTGTGCCTTTGACCTCCTTTTACAGAAAGGTTGAAG GAAAGGCAGAGTACATTTATGTTCGTGCGGAGGAGCCTTCACGCCTTGCTTTGGAG GTTTTATCTGAAGGGCTACCTGGGATGCTTGGCAAAATATCTTTTCCAAAGTCAATGAGATGGAACTCTGAG GTTATGTTCAGTAGACCCATCCGATGGATATTGGCGCTACATGGAGATGTAGTTGTTCCATTTACATTCAGTGGTATTTTGAG TGAAAATGTGTCTCATGGGCTTCGGAACACTCCATCTGCTACTTTTACG GTAGCAAATGCAGATTCTTATACCGACGTAATGCTGGACGCTGGAATAGCCATCAGTTTTGAG caacgaGAGATGGAAATTTTGGAGAAGTCTAATACCTTGGCAAAAAGTATTGGTGGTTCTCTTGTTCTGCAAAGTGGTTTACTTAATGAT ATTGTAAATCTTGTTGAAGCACCTCATCCAATACTTGGCAAGTTCTGCGAGTCCTTTCTAGAGCTTCCAAAAGATCTGCTGATAATG GTCATGCAGAAGCATCAGAAATATTTTGCGATAACAGATCATGATGGAAAGCTATTGCCATATTTCATTGCT GTCACAAATGGAGCAATAAATGAAGATGTTGTTCGGACAGGAAATGAAGCTGTACTCAG AGCTCGATACGAAGATGCGAAGTTCTTCTATGGGTTGGACACCAGCAAGAGCTTTTCAGAATTTCGAAGTCAACTGAAAGGAATCCTTTTTCAT GAAAAGTTGGGTACAATGCTGGAGAAGATGACACGTGTTCAACATCTGGTTATTCAAGTGGGTTTATCTCTAGGAATAGCTGAAGATATGCTCCAAGTTATCCGCGATGCTGCGTCATTAGCCATGTCAGACCTTTCTTCCGCAGTTGTTACAGAATTTACCTCCCTTGCTGGGGTAATGGGACGCCACTATGCATTGAGAGATGGCTATTCAGAGCAG ATTGCGGAGGCGATGTTTGAGATTACACTTCCACGATTTTCTGGTGACATACTTCCAAAAACAGATGCTGGGGCAGTATTGGCAATTGCTGACAG ATTGGACAGCCTTGTTGGGTTGTTTGCTGCTGGTTGCCAACGAAGTTCAACCAACGACCCCTTTGGTCTGCGAAGAATCTCTTATGGTCTT GTGCAATTGTTGGTAGAAACCAACCGGAATTTGGAGCTAAGAAATTCTTTAGAGCTTGCTGCTGCACTCCAGCCCATAGAAGTAGAGTCACAGACAATTGATGAT GTGCAACAATTTGTGTTGAGAAGACTTGAACAACTTTTG attgaccaaggaATACGTCCAGAAGTGGTTCGTTCTGTTCTCGCTGAGCGTGGAAATAGGCCTTCTCTGGCAGCTATGTCTGCACACAGA ATGGAAGCCTTATCACAAGGTGAAATGCTGCCCAAAGTTATTGAAGCATATTCTCGTCCAACAAGAATTGTTCGCGGAAAGGATGTCAATGATGATTTGGTG GTGAACGAGGCAGCTTTTGTATCAATGGAAGAGAGAGCTTTGTGGAGCACTTTTTCATCATTAAGGAGTAAAATACATCGAG ACATGGAAGTGGATGATTTTGTTAAAGAATCTTGCCTCCTAGTGCAACCTTTGGAAGATTTCTTCAATAATGTTTTTGTTATGGTG GAAGATGAAAGAATCAGAATGAACAGGCTTGCACTCCTACGGCAAATTTCAGACCTTCCGAAGGGAATAGCAGACCTCTCAGTTATGCCAGGTTTCTAG